The genomic region CCGTGATGGAGTCCTCGGTGTACGACACGTCGGCGTCGAGACGACCGAGGATCGAGTCGTACTTGAGCAGGTGGGCGAGGGTCTTGTTGTCGGTGAGGTCGTTCACCGCCACGATGTCGAGGTCCGCGCCCTGAGCGAGTGCTGCGCGCAGGTAGTTGCGTCCGATGCGGCCGAAGCCGTTGATGCCGATCTTGACAGACACGTTGTCTCCCGGTCTCCCGTTTCTCGTCGCGCCGGCCACGCCCGATCGGCGTTCCTTGTCACGCGATCTCTTGATACAGAGAGGATGCCTGGAATCCGCCCGAAGCCGGGAGGATTCGAGGCATCCTCACCTGTGTCCGACACTACCGCAGACTAGACCAGCCCGACGGCCTTCTCACGGGCGGTGGTGAAACGCTGCGCCACATTCTCCCAGTTGGCGATGTTCCACACGGCCTTGACGTAGTCGGCCTTGACGTTGAGGTAGTCGAGGTAGAAGGCGTGCTCCCACATGTCGAGCTGGAAGACCGGGACCGTGCCCATCGCGGTGTTGGCCTGCTGGTCGAACAGCTGCTGGATGATGAGCTGCTCGCCCACCGGGTCCCAGCTGAGGACGGCCCAGCCCGAGCCCTGGATGCCGGTCGCGGCGGCGGTGAAGTGCGCCTGGAACTTCTCGAACGAGCCGAAGAACTCGGTGATCGCGGCCGCGAGCTCGCCCTCGGGCTGCCCGCCCCCGTCCGGCGAGAGGTTGGTCCAGAAGATCGAGTGGTTCACGTGACCGCCGAGGTTGAACGCGAGGTCCTTCTCGAGCTTGTTCACGTTCGCGAGGTTGCCCGTCTCACGGGCCTCGGCGAGCTGGTCCAGTGCGGTGTTCGCGGCCGTCACATACGCCTGGTGGTGCTTGTCGTGGTGCAGCTGCATGATCTTGCCGCTGATGTGCGGCTCGAGCGCGGCGTAGTCGTAAGGGAGGTCGGGCAGCGTGTACTTCGCCATGTTCTCTTCTTCCTGTCGGCGCCGCACCGAAAGCCTCGGCGCAGCGAGGGGACGACTGTCATCCTACTGACGCCCAACGCACCGCGGCCGGGGTTGCTTCCCGAATGACGTACGGAATCCGGGTTCAGCCCGCGACGTCCTCGCCGGCCGGAACCGCCGACTCGGTGCCGGCGACGCCGTCGGCTTCCGCCTTCTTGTCGGCCATCGCCAGCAGGCGCCGGATGCGGCCCGCCACGGCGTCCTTCGTCAGCGGCGGGTCGGCGTGCTGACCCAGCTCGTCCAGGCTCGCGTCGCGGTGGGCGAGTCGCAGCTCGCCGGCCTCGCGCAGGTGATCCGGCACCGTGTCGCCGAGGATCTCCAGCGCCCGCTCGACGCGCGCGCACGCGGCGACGGCCGCCTGCGCGGAGCGGCGCAGGTTCGCGTCGTCGAAGTTGACGAGGCGGTTCACGCCGGCGCGCACCTCGCGACGCTGGCGCATCTGCTCCCAGTCCGACGCCGCGCGCACGGCGCCCATCGTCGCCAGCGCCGTGCGGATGGCGTCGCCTTCGCGCACCACGACGCGAGGGACGCCGCGCACCTCGCGCGCCTTCGCCGCGATGCCGGCGCGATGCGCGGCTCCGACGAGCGCCATCGCCGCCTCGCCCGAGGGGCAGCTGATCTCGAGAGCGGCCGAGCGGCCGGGCTCGCTCAGCGTCCCGGCGGCGAGGAACGCGCCGCGCCACACCGCGGCGAGGTCGGGGC from Microbacter sp. GSS18 harbors:
- a CDS encoding superoxide dismutase, with protein sequence MAKYTLPDLPYDYAALEPHISGKIMQLHHDKHHQAYVTAANTALDQLAEARETGNLANVNKLEKDLAFNLGGHVNHSIFWTNLSPDGGGQPEGELAAAITEFFGSFEKFQAHFTAAATGIQGSGWAVLSWDPVGEQLIIQQLFDQQANTAMGTVPVFQLDMWEHAFYLDYLNVKADYVKAVWNIANWENVAQRFTTAREKAVGLV
- the whiA gene encoding DNA-binding protein WhiA gives rise to the protein MSLTADVKTELIAVRDPRPSARVAELTALLRFSGGLHSIANRVAVEAELDSDLLARRVARELMEIYGVRPELVHVQASSARTSGHYAVRVIEGGETLARQTGLLDQRRRPVRGLPNKLTTGARPDLAAVWRGAFLAAGTLSEPGRSAALEISCPSGEAAMALVGAAHRAGIAAKAREVRGVPRVVVREGDAIRTALATMGAVRAASDWEQMRQRREVRAGVNRLVNFDDANLRRSAQAAVAACARVERALEILGDTVPDHLREAGELRLAHRDASLDELGQHADPPLTKDAVAGRIRRLLAMADKKAEADGVAGTESAVPAGEDVAG